A window of Staphylococcus sp. 17KM0847 contains these coding sequences:
- a CDS encoding helix-turn-helix domain-containing protein has product MDYKQRILSDTVNIKSSFEHVVIYYILSGETELNKNHTTTIFQENEFFLINPFSPPIIIKNTGEVLELTINKLSFNRFSLLNSDKNYKADTDINVIEGAIKREIISLIHAEEQANTFNSDMHMIRLINYIDLGDYYNNHSNVTNPLIVKVLNHINENYKQQLTVTKIAEHFFVNASYLSRLFSETLNIPLLKYIRKIKMYNIAADIIIIGSDQDLWKLYGFKSYESYLKNFKKIFNMTPTEFLKKNRSDDIYYKQ; this is encoded by the coding sequence ATGGATTATAAACAAAGAATTTTAAGCGATACTGTCAATATTAAGTCGAGTTTTGAGCATGTCGTGATATATTACATTTTATCTGGAGAAACAGAATTGAATAAGAACCATACAACAACAATATTTCAGGAAAATGAATTCTTTTTGATTAACCCGTTTTCTCCGCCAATTATTATTAAAAATACAGGAGAAGTTTTAGAACTCACGATCAATAAACTGAGCTTTAATCGTTTTTCATTGTTAAATTCCGATAAAAATTATAAGGCGGATACAGATATAAATGTAATAGAAGGCGCTATTAAGCGTGAAATTATAAGTTTAATACACGCAGAGGAACAAGCGAATACGTTTAATTCCGATATGCATATGATTAGGCTGATTAACTATATCGATTTGGGAGATTATTACAACAATCATTCTAATGTCACCAATCCACTTATTGTGAAGGTTTTGAATCATATTAATGAAAATTATAAGCAACAGTTGACAGTAACTAAAATAGCAGAACACTTTTTTGTTAATGCGAGTTATCTTTCAAGGTTATTTTCAGAAACATTAAATATACCCTTGTTAAAATATATTCGTAAAATAAAAATGTATAATATTGCTGCTGATATTATTATTATCGGGAGCGATCAAGATTTATGGAAGTTGTATGGATTTAAGTCATATGAATCCTATTTAAAAAACTTCAAAAAGATATTTAATATGACACCTACAGAATTTTTGAAGAAAAATCGCTCAGACGATATCTACTATAAACAATAA